A single region of the Vicia villosa cultivar HV-30 ecotype Madison, WI linkage group LG4, Vvil1.0, whole genome shotgun sequence genome encodes:
- the LOC131596287 gene encoding uncharacterized protein LOC131596287, whose protein sequence is MASSSKTKSSSNKLNAAFSSPSPNFASSTSSSTFFNKPHTQTHTHSHHHHHRSASPTRVNLSTGSLSNFRFSIDQRSISPNRTVPSHVISKKNHHHHQKKTCMCSPTTHPGSFRCSLHKNIGSNSLPSNRLNMRRSAMKNSLVRIGGVEGEWVKRALTALIRPSSHQQKRRNAFEPRSSRLSVMSKADE, encoded by the coding sequence ATGGCTTCATCGTCAAAAACAAAATCTAGTTCTAATAAGTTAAACGCAGCGTTTTCATCTCCTTCACCAAACTTTGCTTCTTCCACAAGCTCTTCCACTTTTTTCAATAAACCACACACTCAAACTCACACTCAcagccatcatcatcatcatcgatcGGCTTCACCTACACGTGTCAACCTCTCCACCGGTTCACTCTCCAACTTCCGGTTTTCCATCGATCAACGGTCCATTTCTCCAAACCGAACCGTTCCAAGCCACGTCATCAGCAAGAAGaatcaccaccaccaccaaaaGAAAACATGCATGTGTTCACCAACGACGCACCCTGGTTCGTTCCGTTGCAGTCTACACAAGAACATCGGTTCGAATTCACTTCCGTCGAATCGGCTCAACATGCGTAGGTCAGCGATGAAGAATTCACTGGTGAGAATCGGTGGAGTTGAAGGCGAGTGGGTGAAACGCGCGTTAACCGCTTTGATTCGTCCTTCTTCGCATCAACAGAAGAGGCGAAACGCGTTTGAACCTAGATCGAGTCGGTTATCCGTCATGTCAAAGGCTGATGAGTGA
- the LOC131596288 gene encoding hydroxyproline O-arabinosyltransferase 1-like, which produces MGCGNMFFTILITFSVTLITYNIIISGNAPLKQEFPGGPSRRPSITIDPIIKMPLEKQKSSKRLFHTAVTASDSVYNTWQCRVMYYWFKKFKEDSDSDMGGFTRILHSGKADQFMDEIPTFVAQPLPSGMDQGYIVLNRPWAFVQWLQQADIKEDYILMSEPDHIIMKPIPNLARNGMGAAFPFFYIEPKKYENVLRKYYSEENGPVTNIDPIGNSPVIVGKESLKKIAPTWMNVSLAMKKDPETDKAFGWVLEMYAYAVASALHDVRNILHKDFMIQPPWDKELGNKYIIHYTYGCDYNMKGELTYGKIGEWRFDKRSYDGVAPPKNLTLPPPGVPESVVTLVKMVNEATANIPNWPS; this is translated from the exons ATGGGTTGTGGAAACATGTTCTTCACAATCCTCATAACATTTTCAGTCACACTCATAACATACAACATAATCATCTCAGGAAATGCTCCTTTGAAACAAGAATTTCCTGGTGGTCCTTCACGTCGTCCTTCAATCACCATTGACCCAATAATCAAGATGCCATTGGAGAAACAAAAATCTTCTAAGAGATTGTTTCATACTGCTGTTACTGCTTCTGATTCTGTTTACAATACTTGGCAGTGTAGGGTTATGTATTATTGGTTCAAGAAGTTTAAGGAAGATTCAGATTCTGATATGGGTGGATTTACCAGGATTTTGCATTCTGGGAAAGCTGATCAGTTTATGGATGAGATCCCTACTTTTGTTGCTCAGCCTTTGCCTTCTGGAATGGAtcag GGTTACATAGTTCTTAATAGACCATGGGCATTTGTACAATGGCTTCAACAGGCAGATATCAAAGAAGA TTACATATTGATGTCGGAGCCGGATCATATAATTATGAAACCTATACCGAATTTAGCCAGAAATGGAATGGGAGCTGCGTTCCCTTTCTTTTATATTGAGCCTAAGAAATACGAGAATGTGCTAAGGAAGTACTACTCCGAGGAAAATGGACCTGTGACTAATATAGATCCAATTGGGAATTCACCAGTTATTGTTGGCAAG GAATCGCTTAAGAAGATTGCTCCTACTTGGATGAATGTTTCGTTGGCGATGAAAAAAGATCCGGAAACTGATAAAGCTTTTGGATGGGTGCTTGAAAT GTATGCTTACGCCGTTGCATCTGCTCTTCATGATGTTCGTAACATATTACACAAAGACTTTATGATTCAG CCTCCATGGGACAAAGAACTTGGCAACAAGTACATAATTCACTACACTTATGGCTGCGACTATAATATGAAG GGCGAACTGACCTATGGGAAGATTGGAGAATGGAGGTTTGATAAAAGATCCTACGATGGTGTTGCTCCTCCCAAAAATCTGACATTGCCACCACCCGGTGTTCCAGAAAGTGTG GTGACCCTTGTAAAAATGGTTAATGAAGCTACAGCGAATATTCCGAACTGGCCATCATAG